The Triticum aestivum cultivar Chinese Spring chromosome 5A, IWGSC CS RefSeq v2.1, whole genome shotgun sequence genomic sequence TGCGTTCAACTCGAGTCACCTGTAAACCAAACGAAAGGGTACACACTAATCGACTGTGAAGGCAGTGAAAATCACTATTTTCGAAGGGGCAATAGTAGTCCGCTATGATAAGTATTAATTCAGGTTTTGGGTCCTTTGGGATCAAGCTCTCATTAAAAAAActatcattttgttccatataaTATTTCTGGAAATGACACTGTAATGAAGGTGTGATGAAGATGATATCTGCAGTATTATTGTGCATCATTTTTCTAATTCATGGACGTTATCCTGATACATGTTTGTTAGGGATTTTCTTCCTCCCTTGATTTCCATTTGGCCAATGTGAATGGTGGGGATATGTCCCATGTGGTGGTAGGGATACcatttacaacaacaacaacaacaacaacaacaacaacaacaacagcatcatcatcagcagcagcagcagcagcagcagcaacagcaacaacaacaacaacaacaacaacaacaacaacaacaacaacaacaacaaagcctttagtcccaaacaagttggggtaggctagaggtgaaacccataagatctcgcaaccaactcatggctctggtacatggatagcaagcttccacgcgcCCCTGtctcttttgggtttcatctccataagagtggatgagtttttacgttggcttgccaagcctatcacaaccctcctcctttacccgggttTGGGATACCATTTGTTGTGGAAAATTCTCCCCGAGGCTGTGTGCCCATAGTTTTATTTTCCTAGCAACCAAATGAACCCTAAGTGTAATCAGGGGAGGAAAAGGGGTAAGGGTACGCCCCTCCCTCTTCCAATGCATGAATATTAGTAAATCAAGCTCGGTTAATAACCTCACTCGATTTGTAACATGAAAAGTATTAAAAATATAGTGGTAAACAGTTAAAAAAATTCATCGTGTAAAAATTGTTCACTacgttgaactaaaaccacgacactttattttggaatggaggctGAAGAACTTATTGAACCGGCGACAGGGGATTGGGACACGTTGCTGGTGAACCAAACCTTTTGTGGTGTGGATGTTCAAAGAATTCTCTCCATCCCACTGCCAATTTATGAGATGGCCGATTTTGTGGCTTGGAGCTATACAAAAACGGGTGTTTTTTCAGTAAGATCTGCCTATCACGCAGTTTGGGATAGTCAATTCGGGCAACGTTTACAACAAGTTGGCAGCTCGACCTCAACTACGCCCACTTGGGAGTCTATTTGGTCTCTGAACTGCCTGGGGAAAGTCAAAATTTTCATTTGGAGAGCGCTCAATAGTTCAATTCCCTGTCGTGCGAGCTTGTCTGATAGGCATATCAAAATTTCACCACTTTGTCCAGTTTGTAAGAATGGCCCTAAAACAATTCGACACTTTCTGTTTGAGTGCCCGGTGGCAGTGGAGGTTTGGAAACTGCTTTGGTCTGTACGATGTGATAAAGCAAGGTTTGCTTATGGATAAGTCTGGGGAGAGGGTTTTGGATTTTCTTCTAAATTTGCTTGAGAACTTTGTCCAGATCCTTGGACTTCCGAAGCTGAAGGAAACAATTGCAACTTGCTGCTGGTATTTGTGGTGGGAAAGGAGAAAGCATACGCATGGGGGGACACCGCAAACTGCATCCCAAATTAATCTCTCAGTTCGAGCAATTGTGGCGAATTTTATCTCAGCTTATTCACCTAAGGCGCGAGTACGCCTTGATGGCCGGGTCAGACCGAGGCATGATTGCGTCAAGCTTAATGTGGATGCGGGTTTCGATGCTGACACACTCGAAGGCTCGGTTGGAGCTGTCATCCGAGATCATAACGGCAAGTTCATAGCGGCTGCAAATAAAAAATTGAATATCTGTTATGATGCACTCACGATAGAAGCCATTGCGGTCAGGTTTGGTTTGAACTTGGCTCGTACAGCAGGCTGCAATAGAATCGAACTGAATTCGGATAGTTTGGAGGTAATAGGGGCACTAAAGAAGGGATTTTCATCTTCAGTAGCTAGTGCCATCTTTGATGACTGCTACTTTATGTCTCTTGATTTTTCCCATACCTTGTATGAGCACTGCTGTAGAGAGAATAATCGTGTAGACCATGAGTTAGCTAGGCTTGCTAAATTCTCACCCCCTCATGTATGGTTGGATTCCCCACCCAGGGAAGTCTTACTGTTGGTTGTATCTGATGCTACTATTGTAACAGTTTAATAAAGAGAAGGTTTATGTgtcaaaaaaatatttttaaaaaccaTTGCATATTTTTTATAATGTAGATGTATAAAAAGTATATTTATAGAAATGAAAAGAAGGAATGCTTGTCATCTCTTTTAAAAATGTGCATCGTGTATTTTCACAAATACTCTTGAATAATCTTTttaggaaataaaaataaaaaggaatattaaataaatataaaagGTAAAAAATTCCGAATAAAAACCAGGAAaacgtcagagagagagagagagagagagagagagagagagagagagagagagagagagagagagaggaaaaaaaCAGTATTAGCCGCTTAATAGGCCTGGTTAATATAGCACGCCCCCTGTGCGAGGTTCGTCGAGCGATGAATAGGTGGTTTAGAGAAAGTCCACAGGTGGGCTGGCCCGCTTCGACCACCACCCCACCCGCGCCGCCGATCGATCCATCGATCAAACCCAACCCAACCCAGCCCAGCCCCCCTCTCCtcgcctccctcccctcctctccgGCCTCGCCCACGCGCCGCTGCTCgcgcggggagagagagagagagagagacggacgAAGCGGAGATCGATCGGACGAACGCCGCCGCCGCATCGGAGCACGCGCGCGCGCGAGCGAAGCCGTCCCCGCCTCGCTCGGTCCGTCCGTCGCGCCGTTCCTTTCGCTCCCCGTTCGCCGCGTTGATCTAATTTAATTTCGTCGCGGTTTTTTTGATCAGGCCTGGGAGTTAGGGCGCGATGGCGGCGCCGCCGGCTAGGGCTCGGGCCGACTACGACTACCTCATCAAGCTCCTCCTCATCGGCGACagcggtgagcccccctccccccctgcCCCCCCCGTCCTCGCCTCTCGATCCGCGCGGGATCTGGCGGCGTATTCGTTAGGCGGTTTGATTTCGATGCGCCAGTTGGGATCTGGCGCGCTAGATCATTTTTCGCGGAGGCTGCTGTGTGCCCGTGTGAAATTTGAACGGGCGATAGAATCTAGCCTCTCGTGTTCCGTTGGATTAGTGCGTGCTCTGTAACAGGAGTAGCCTGTTCCTGCTTGCAAATTATAGAAGCAATAGGAGCTACGTAATCGCGCAACTGATACAAGTGAGGATGTAGTTATTACATTGATCGTCACATGGAGTCAGGAGCAAGCTCTTGTTCCTGTAACTGCCTGTCCCGGTGTTACGGAAATCGCATGGTTGGTATGAATCGTGCAAGTAGGATAATGAATTTCATTTTCTTTTTCCCCTTAACTGTGTAAATAACTGAACCAGGATTAAGCAAACCACTAGCTTTCCCCCTGTTTCTGTGACCTTACCATACCTGTATGTTTTGGTTATGTATACTCTTGTTGTTTTCATGTCGATGTGCAACTTGTAACTGATGCTTAGCCTATTAGCCTTACACAGCATTTCTCCGATTTCATGTCTAAAGGAGCATTTATGGTTTTACCTTGTTGTGACTAGTCTTCTCTCTGAGTATTCCCAGTCGATGTACTTCTGGATTCCAGCTTTAGGTTTTTCTGGCACAGACTATAGCATTCTATGTTGTTCCATTATCAATCATTTACAAAGTTTATTTACTTACGTAGGTGTTGGGAAAAGTTGTCTGCTTCTGCGGTTCTCAGATGGCTCCTTCACCACTAGCTTCATCACCACTATTGGGTATGTACTGTTGTAGAAATCACAAAAATATTAGCTTGGGAATTATTATTCTACATGGTAATGCTTgtatgaagttatgaatcatgactGGGTTTCTTGAAACAGTATTGACTTCAAGATAAGGACTGTTGAGTTGGATGGCAAGCGGATTAAGTTGCAGATCTGGGATACTGCTGGCCAAGAACGCTTTCGGACTATAACTACTGGTATGGTTCCGCACTTTGAGCAAAGCAAGAGTAGGCTCCTCCTGATTGTATGGATGAAGTTTGTGAAATGTGCAATTCTTCTTTGCAGCCTACTACAGGGGAGCGATGGGCATTTTACTTGTTTATGATGTCACGGACGAGGCGTCATTCAATAGTATGGACCTGTGTGCTTCAGATAACATTGAGCAAAATTTCCTTTTTCTGATTATCTCCATTGTTTGCAGACATCAGAAATTGGATCAAAAACATTGAACAGCATGCTTCAGATAACGTGAGCAAAATTTTGGTGGGGAACAAAGCGGATATGGATGAAAGCAAAAGGGTATACTCTTGTATCCTGGCCTGTTTCTAGGCATGTTTGTTCTGTAGCTGTTTCATCTTAGCTTCATGTTGCGGACTGGTTTGTTTCATGTGCAATGCAGAAAATAGATATTCACCGAACCGAACTATATTCAGGCTAAGCAGATGTTACTATTTGTTAAATTAGATTTAAGCTTTACAGATGTTACTCTGATACATTTAGATGTCATGCAAACAAAAAGAAACATGCTCAGCATTATTATGGCTTACATTTTACATTCAGTTTGTCACCCACTTATCTTTGGAAGAATCCATATCTCTCTTATCTGCTCAATTGCTTTCATGCAGGCTGTTCCCACTTCAAAGGGCCAGGCCCTGGCCGATGAATACGGGATCCAGTTCTTTGAAGCGGTTAGTGAAAGTCACAACCTTCAACCTTGCTACATGTAGCATTTAAGCTCCGCACAGCAGTGAAATTTTATGTTGATTTATATGGCATCTTTCTAAGCATTGGTGCCCAACTGCCGATACCTTGACATTTGTTTCCCACGCATAATCCTTTATATATTACTGTCCCCGCAGAGTGCAAAGACAAACATGAATGTCGAGCAGGTTTTCTTCTCTATAGCAAGAGACATCAAACAGAGACTCTCGGAGGCAGATTCCAAGACTGAGGTATCCCAATCATTCCCATAGTTCTGAGAGCATCTTTGCGCTTGCGACGGTTGGGCAGTGCCTTACAGTAATCTCGTTGGTTTCAGGGGGGGACTATCAAGATCAACACGGAGGGTGATGCCAGTGCAGCAGCAGGACAGAAGTCGGCTTGCTGTGGGTCTTGAACCGTCGTCGTCGCTACGGAAAAAAAAAGATAGTTGCGACACGGTGCTTGTAATTCTTGTCATTCCATTCTTTGCCTGCTGGTTTCGTTGTGTTATTTAAGTTATCGCTGTTGTTAGGATTTGGACAAATTGGTGTTACGTCAGCAATTACTTGCAGTATCGGTGGAAACTTTTTGTTTTTCTTGAGATGAAACTCTGCTACTCCATTAAGGCTGCTAAACCCGGTACATAATGGGTGTAGGCATGCACAGGCGGAGGAGCCTGCGAGCGTCCGCATCCATCAATTTTGCACCAGTATGGTTATTAAAGCAGCAGTGATTAGCTTAGTTTTTACCTGGCGGATGTCTCCGCTTGCATCCCTGTAATCGGGGAAGTTCGTCCACCGCCGCTCATGGTATCACCCCTAGCTGCTAGCATATGAGCAGTCTCATTACATGCCTGTGGGCAAAAGTAGACTGTAAAATGAATGAAGATCCAGAGTTCCAGAGACACAGGTGGCCCACTGAGCATGATCAAATGCAGGCGAGCTCAGTTTCTCCTCAACCAACCAGCATGGTGGAGCCTATCGCTGCTCAACCTGGGCTGCAGCACTGCCTTTGTTTCCTCGTGTGAGTCAATGCACACTGTGTAGGCTGATTTCACCAGGGAAATGCCGTTGCTATCGTGATGCCTTGGCTTTGGTTGCAGACACGAACCAGATCCTCTCATCCCAGAGTCTTTGAATGCTGAGTGCAACAGCGGCATCACACCGGCTGAAGGCACGGTGGCTGTGTGATGTACCACGATCAAAACTCACGAATTTACTCAGATCATACAGTTCCTCTCGATAATTT encodes the following:
- the LOC123105657 gene encoding ras-related protein RABE1c encodes the protein MAAPPARARADYDYLIKLLLIGDSGVGKSCLLLRFSDGSFTTSFITTIGIDFKIRTVELDGKRIKLQIWDTAGQERFRTITTAYYRGAMGILLVYDVTDEASFNNIRNWIKNIEQHASDNVSKILVGNKADMDESKRAVPTSKGQALADEYGIQFFEASAKTNMNVEQVFFSIARDIKQRLSEADSKTEGGTIKINTEGDASAAAGQKSACCGS